A segment of the Trifolium pratense cultivar HEN17-A07 linkage group LG7, ARS_RC_1.1, whole genome shotgun sequence genome:
GAAGCTACCGTTACAACAGGACCAACCTCAAACAAATTTGTGTCTTcccataattttgttttaatcatGGATTTAAGGTTTGTGGCATAAATCTTAGATGTTGTAATGTGAGTTTTTGCTGCAATTGGTGGAATCATTTTGTGGATTGATATTGCTAATTGCTTTAAAGCCTTTCCTGTTTCTATGCTCATTTGAATGCATGGTTCTTGTATTTTGCTTCTGATTTCCTTTGGtgtctatatataaaaatattaaaaaacaagtCATTAATTTCTCCGAAAATACTCAACTAtacgataaaaataaaaaagatgttACATTATAGTATTAGAACCTTAGTAAAGTTGTTAAGGAAGCCGTTAAGGGCATCAATCCGATATGCACATTGCCTTGATAGGTTTCCAATCTTTTGATATTGTTGCCATGGATGATGATATCCAAAACGTCCATGGCAAGGCTCCCACCTCGCAAAATTCGTCTGCAAAAGTATAAACAATTGAACTAATTAATAATTGAGTTCGAGTTGATAATGACCGATCTAAAAATTTTAAGTCGGGCGGGCAAAACTCATAAATTGGAGTATACTATACATCAAATGTATAATATATCTTTACCGAtacattaatattaataattttgttttgttctccTTACCAAGTTATCTTCAACTTGTTTTGAATTAAGAACACTCTTATATCCTTGCATAagtgatttatttaattttccaGCCTCTAATGTTCCAAAATATTCATCTCCAAAACCTACAATTTTCCAAACATTGTCAATTTCAACAATTAtaattaaacattaaattcaGTACATCCATAATTCCATaatcaaaattaacaaaattgacTTGCttacacaccttctaaaaagtTGCTTAGTTTTTCAATGTTATTTGATACTAGATTTTGAAGATCACAACCAGCCCAAACAGGGCACAATAAAATGTTAACCAACACAGAAATTAATCCACCAACTAGAATTGTTGTTACCCTATCTTGTGCAGTGTCAATTATCTCATGCTCTCTAAAGCTTGATACACATACCAAACAATATGTCAAGATAAACACTAGCAAACCATAATCATATCTAGCTTTCATTTTAGGTAAAAATCTAATATATGTCACCCCTGCAGCTgaaacaattcaaaaaaaaaaatgtattacttaattttattttagatactTGTTTCTAGTAATGAAATTgtggagagaaaaaaaatggacaaGTAAATATTACTTGCTAGAAATATTATGATTCCAAGAAGTATGGATTCCATTATTGTATTTCCACTTGAAATTAAATGAACTATATAATATGATCCAAGTCCAAGAACACCAGCCAAAAATGTTGCAAAACCTCTGTTTAAACCTTTTCCAAGCGTTGCTCCTGCATGTGCCacataatcaaattaattaccTACAAGGTAAAAATCAAGTctacatttttaaatatttttttattaatattatttcattaataattataaaataattgtccaaaaaaatttattcgtCGCCTGAGAGATTCGAACTCTCGCGGGGAAACCCCATGTACTTAGCAGGCACACGCCTTAACCACTCGGCCAAAGCGACATTGTTAAAATacatagaaaagaaaaatatgttaaatatttttctaatgcacaaaatatttttaatttataaaactcCTCTAATGCGAATTGTTCGGGATAACCCGAGTTCCATTCCTGGTAAGAACAATTGTTGATAAGGTTTTGCTTACATCGCTGCCAAACTCTGGATTATCGGGGTCATGTCCTTTGATTCAaagggttaataaaaaaaacatgattaaaactaaaaacataagggaaaaaagaaaaaacagaacTTACCTACAGAGAATTCAGAGACAACAATGACAGTGATAACAGCCCACATTGCAGAAGAACCAAAACTATCATAAAGTggtttaaaatagtaaaatgttGAAACCAATGTAATGGCAAGTGATACTTTCAAAGAATGAATAACCCTTCTAGGATCATCTTTTCCTAGTTTGTTCAATTGCAACATTACATTGTTTACATTAGCAATAAATTCACTTGGGAAGTTCATTAAACATTGCCAACACTTTGTGATCACCATGCTATGAAAATTGTACAACCCTAGTTAAAAGTTATAGAAAATTCTTTTTATGTGTGATTGGTTTAT
Coding sequences within it:
- the LOC123896573 gene encoding aluminum-activated malate transporter 2-like; translated protein: MVITKCWQCLMNFPSEFIANVNNVMLQLNKLGKDDPRRVIHSLKVSLAITLVSTFYYFKPLYDSFGSSAMWAVITVIVVSEFSVGATLGKGLNRGFATFLAGVLGLGSYYIVHLISSGNTIMESILLGIIIFLATAGVTYIRFLPKMKARYDYGLLVFILTYCLVCVSSFREHEIIDTAQDRVTTILVGGLISVLVNILLCPVWAGCDLQNLVSNNIEKLSNFLEGFGDEYFGTLEAGKLNKSLMQGYKSVLNSKQVEDNLTNFARWEPCHGRFGYHHPWQQYQKIGNLSRQCAYRIDALNGFLNNFTKTPKEIRSKIQEPCIQMSIETGKALKQLAISIHKMIPPIAAKTHITTSKIYATNLKSMIKTKLWEDTNLFEVGPVVTVASLLLDVVCSIEKLVESVQELSTLAKFKNKENNIAVEDQKEVPQPCCNSSGPQHVITIVPEDIVQ